The genome window GTTTGATCGCCTTATTAATCAAACTCTCATGGCTGATAAATAGTTTTTCAAACATTAATCGATCGTACTCTCGATCGACCATCAGATTATCATTGATTTCAAGAGGAAACTTTAAATCTAATTGTTTCATTTCTGCTATTTCCTTATTGAGAGTTCCAGTATGAGTAGCCTCTAACCCAAAACCTAAATTAGCCACCAAATTGACACAAGGCACGATCGACAAGCCCCCTTGAGCCAAGCGAGCAAAACTCCATTGAAAATCCCACGTATCTACCTTACCCTGAAAAGTATTTTCCAAATCCCGCGCTCTAATTTTATACTGAGCCTCATCAGCCAGTATAGCTTTAATTTTTGCTTTCACGTCAGGATTGATCCAAGCCTGCATATTAATATCATAAAATTGCCATGCCCTCTGCCAAGAAGCCCAGCCCCAAATACCTCCATAATAAGAGAAATGATAACTTTGCCGATCTAATTTCCATTCCTCCAAATAATTAGTCCCACTAATCATCATTACCCTGGGTTCATTTCTATATAAATCCAACATTTCTTCACAAAAATGAAAAAAAGATGGATTTGGCAAGCAATCATCTTCCACAATAATTGCTTCTTCTACTGTATTAAATACCCAATCTAACCCACTAGCTACCCTGTGCTTACAGCCCATATTAGCCTCAGCATAATTTTTATAAACTTGACAATCCCAGTCCACTTTTTCAATTATGGCTCTTACCTCAGCACATTTTTCAGCTTCCTCTGGCTTATCAGAGCGTGGTCCATCAACCACAAGTAGAAGTTTGGGCGGTTTAACTTCCCGAATCGCTGCAAATACCCTCTCTGTTGTATGAGGGCGATTAAATCCAAAAAAAGCCACAGGTGTTTTCATATATTAAACTCCAACTTATCATCCTTTTTGTTTTCACTACGCCTAGACTGCTTGCTCAACATTTACCAAGT of Oscillatoria nigro-viridis PCC 7112 contains these proteins:
- a CDS encoding methyltransferase FkbM: MKTPVAFFGFNRPHTTERVFAAIREVKPPKLLLVVDGPRSDKPEEAEKCAEVRAIIEKVDWDCQVYKNYAEANMGCKHRVASGLDWVFNTVEEAIIVEDDCLPNPSFFHFCEEMLDLYRNEPRVMMISGTNYLEEWKLDRQSYHFSYYGGIWGWASWQRAWQFYDINMQAWINPDVKAKIKAILADEAQYKIRARDLENTFQGKVDTWDFQWSFARLAQGGLSIVPCVNLVANLGFGLEATHTGTLNKEIAEMKQLDLKFPLEINDNLMVDREYDRLMFEKLFISHESLINKAIKHLKKIPDKLRFK